A stretch of Cicer arietinum cultivar CDC Frontier isolate Library 1 chromosome 5, Cicar.CDCFrontier_v2.0, whole genome shotgun sequence DNA encodes these proteins:
- the LOC101514374 gene encoding protein SUPPRESSOR OF GENE SILENCING 3, translated as MSSKRGGGLSSKGKRVPQSNPKIEQLTQGMADANLGSGQDDGEWEVYAKKTKNKGGSSAANQWGPPAHNSNPRAWGNADVAPKPGVRNHGGVGRAAGNPWQTQNANYRRPAGRGNGRSQLATSGYDNHVTPTPVIRPPLEHGWNWQSRAGSMQSNVRNEIAPEEFEQNNDDDDEEEDDDCDDLEDTDDDLMSDEYDSDASQKSHETRKKSKWFRKFFQNLDDLPAGQINDPERQWHCPACQGGPGAIDWYRGLQPLMNHAKTKGSKRVKIHRELAQLLDEELRRRGTAVVPAGEAFGKWKGLKDEEKDHEIVWPPMVIIQNTKLEQDENDKWLGMGNQELVDYFSSYAAVKARHSYGPQGHRGMSVLIFEASASGYLEAERLHKHFAEQGTDKDTWFSNRRILFLPGGNRQLYGYLATKEDLEFFNRHCQGKSRLKYDMKSYQEMVVHQIRQMSEDNQQLIYLKNKVVKEKKHAKALEESFGIVSEKLRKTMEENRIVRRRTKMQHEEIKEEMNMQEQFFKDQIRIIHNSRNEKEEDFERMQQEEREKVKQLSTSHLNAEERRLKVDEYLKFVEVQDKEMENFVGEKEKLCQAHEESLVAVRRRHWEEEVALEKKFDEELTQLMQKYSPSLQEK; from the exons ATGAGTTCGAAAAGAGGGGGTGGCTTGTCGTCCAAGGGAAAGCGTGTACCCCAATCAAATCCCAAAATTGAGCAGTTGACTCAAGGTATGGCGGACGCCAACCTAGGCTCAGGACAAGATGATGGGGAATGGGAGGTATATGCAAAGAAAACCAAGAACAAAGGTGGAAGCAGTGCTGCAAACCAATGGGGTCCTCCAGCCCATAATTCTAATCCTAGAGCATGGGGGAATGCAGATGTGGCTCCAAAGCCAGGTGTGCGTAATCATGGTGGCGTTGGAAGAGCTGCTGGAAATCCCTGGCAGACACAGAATGCTAACTACAGGAGGCCTGCTGGTAGAGGCAATGGAAGGTCGCAGTTAGCCACAAGTGGATATGACAACCATGTGACTCCAACTCCTGTAATTCGGCCTCCTCTGGAGCATGGATGGAATTGGCAATCTAGAGCCGGTTCAATGCAGTCAAATGTAAGGAATGAAATTGCTCCAGAGGAGTTTGAACagaataatgatgatgatgatgaggagGAGGACGATGATTGTGATGATCTGGAAGATACTGATGATGATCTAATGAGTGATGAATATGATTCGGATGCTAGTCAAAAGAGCCATGAGACTCGTAAGAAGAGCAAATGGTTTAGAAAATTCTTTCAGAATTTGGATGACTTGCCTGCTGGACAGATAAATGATCCGGAAAGACAGTGGCACTGTCCAGCTTGTCAAGGTGGCCCCGGGGCTATTGATTGGTACAGAGGACTGCAGCCCCTGATGAATCATGCTAAAACAAAGGGATCAAAAAGGGTGAAGATTCACAGGGAGCTTGCTCAACTTCTTGATGAGGAATTGCGTAGAAGGGGTACTGCAGTAGTTCCGGCTGGGGAAGCATTTGGAAAATGGAAAGGTTTAAAAGATGAAGAGAAAGATCATGAAATTGTTTGGCCTCCAATGGTTATAATTCAGAATACTAAGCTCGAACAAGATGAAAATGATAAG TGGTTAGGTATGGGTAACCAAGAGCTTGTTGATTATTTTAGCTCTTATGCGGCTGTGAAAGCACGACACTCATATGGCCCTCAAGGTCATCGAGGGATGAGTGTTTTGATATTTGAAGCCTCAGCTAGTGGTTATCTAGAGGCAGAACGTCTGCACAAGCATTTTGCAGAGCAAGGAACTGACAAAGATACTTGGTTTAGCAATCGCCGTATTTTATTTCTCCCTGGTGGCAATCGGCAGCTTTATGGATACCTGGCTACTAAAGAAGACCTGGAGTTTTTCAATAGGCATTGCCAAG GTAAGTCGAGACTTAAATATGACATGAAATCATATCAGGAGATGGTGGTTCACCAAATTAGGCAAATGAGTGAGGACAACCAGCAGCTTATCTATTTGAAGAACAAGGttgtaaaagaaaagaaacatgcAAAAGCCCTTGAAGAATCTTTTGGTATAGTGAGCGAGAAGTTGCGAAAGACAATGGAGGAAAATCGCATTGTGAGGCGGAGAACTAAAATGCAGCACGAAGAGATTAAAGAAGAG ATGAATATGCAAGAGCAATTCTTCAAGGACCAGATCAGAATCATTCACAACTCAAGgaatgaaaaagaagaagattTTGAGAGGATGCAGCAGGAGGAAAGGGAGAAGGTTAAGCAGCTAAGTACAAGTCATTTAAATGCTGAGGAACGAAGACTCAA GGTGGATGAATAtcttaaatttgttgaagtccAGGATAAGGAGATGGAGAACTTTGTTGGGGAGAAGGAGAAACTCTGTCAAGCCCATGAAGAGAGCCTTGTTGCAGTGAGGCGGAGGCATTGGGAGGAAGAGGTGGCGTTAGAGAAAAAGTTCGATGAAGAGCTTACCCAACTGATGCAAAAGTACTCCCCATCTCTTCAGGAGAAATAG